The Xanthomonas sontii genome contains a region encoding:
- a CDS encoding glycosyltransferase family A protein gives MRVFVFDGSCSTLDEEDALLLQARLASEPYESLLVIIGEDRGQLRWHNRVSLDVDADAEPGSAPGRFPTLASSNDDLSFYRSTSVMRGLRALDLHMRATYIEFPIFCGIAFSTLQARLLNWGFAGATIAVRLNRCSALESIRRAQPLCLADLRLMDLERKTLRDCDLAICLNSAISSDFCSALGLEADALQERLACALVQAPFALGVAGDVAVDDFVCVSDEPQSLRIVMRAFVGLCRQNPQWRGGLRLDMTVAGADLALVPKDLRGRLRQLPSDWGKSANSMTVAIFANRWAPAAMQVIEIASNGVRCVVNAANPALREESGWRLGHNILAYNGEVTQLLDALAQSLTWRPSLAPPAFPVWSLPDCGDSRKEIALEAPRVAVVITHFNLGEYICSTLASVWSSSYPNLDVLVVDDASTEEASRSTLRRLEQEQSGRLRVVWLPYNIGLSAARNVGMLAASGDYVLALDADDIISPTFIEVAVGALQRNPEFDFVIPKAAYFTSVSREQSFHSLEMKYVIPLLGEGFWSGRYMNSFSTATCLARREVVVGLRYREDLRAYEDWEFYRRALSEGRRFIVTPDVHFLYRQRQGSMIHSADMRRRHACLVMEMVPINGAGGGLASLQPIIAPEQIPGSAFSGLLLSELEQSLSQLNVLRRLPGFSLLIRVLYHLARRVAGHSGRS, from the coding sequence ATGCGCGTTTTTGTATTTGATGGCAGCTGCTCTACTCTTGACGAGGAAGACGCTCTGTTGCTGCAAGCCAGGTTGGCCTCCGAACCCTATGAAAGCCTTTTGGTCATCATCGGAGAAGATAGAGGGCAACTTCGTTGGCACAACAGGGTGTCTCTTGATGTTGACGCCGACGCAGAGCCCGGTTCTGCTCCAGGGCGCTTTCCGACTCTCGCTAGCAGTAACGATGACTTGAGTTTCTATCGAAGTACGTCGGTGATGCGGGGATTGCGCGCTCTGGATCTGCATATGCGTGCCACGTACATAGAGTTTCCCATATTTTGCGGAATCGCTTTTTCCACGCTGCAGGCACGTTTACTCAATTGGGGATTCGCTGGCGCCACCATTGCCGTTCGTCTAAATAGGTGCAGCGCGCTTGAGTCGATCCGTAGAGCGCAACCCCTGTGTCTTGCCGACCTGAGGCTGATGGATCTGGAGCGTAAAACGCTACGCGACTGTGATCTGGCGATTTGCCTTAACTCTGCGATCTCAAGTGATTTTTGTAGCGCGCTCGGCTTGGAGGCAGATGCCCTGCAGGAGCGCTTGGCGTGTGCGTTGGTGCAGGCTCCCTTCGCCCTAGGCGTGGCTGGGGACGTGGCTGTCGATGATTTCGTGTGCGTTTCTGACGAGCCTCAGTCATTGCGCATTGTGATGAGAGCCTTCGTCGGACTGTGCAGACAAAATCCCCAATGGCGCGGTGGTCTTCGTCTGGATATGACGGTCGCTGGAGCAGATCTTGCGTTAGTGCCCAAGGATTTGCGTGGCCGCCTCAGACAATTGCCCTCGGATTGGGGTAAGTCTGCCAATTCGATGACAGTGGCTATTTTTGCTAATCGTTGGGCGCCTGCCGCGATGCAGGTCATCGAGATAGCGTCAAATGGAGTGCGCTGCGTTGTCAATGCTGCCAATCCAGCGTTGCGCGAGGAGTCTGGTTGGAGGCTTGGACATAATATCCTTGCCTACAATGGCGAAGTGACGCAACTGCTCGATGCGCTGGCTCAGTCTTTAACTTGGCGCCCGTCTCTGGCGCCGCCGGCGTTTCCGGTATGGTCGTTGCCTGACTGTGGTGATTCGCGTAAGGAGATAGCTCTTGAAGCTCCGCGCGTCGCTGTGGTAATTACTCACTTCAATTTGGGCGAATACATATGTAGTACGCTGGCGAGCGTATGGTCTTCAAGCTACCCGAATCTTGATGTTCTGGTCGTGGATGACGCATCCACGGAAGAAGCGTCTCGGAGCACGCTTCGGCGCCTTGAGCAGGAGCAAAGTGGCCGCCTTAGAGTGGTCTGGTTGCCTTACAACATAGGACTTTCTGCTGCCCGCAACGTGGGTATGCTGGCGGCTAGTGGGGATTATGTGCTTGCACTCGACGCCGACGACATCATTAGCCCGACGTTTATTGAGGTCGCCGTTGGAGCGCTGCAACGAAATCCCGAGTTCGATTTCGTCATCCCTAAGGCCGCTTATTTTACCTCAGTATCTCGCGAGCAGAGTTTTCATTCATTGGAGATGAAATATGTGATCCCCTTATTGGGGGAGGGCTTTTGGTCCGGTCGATATATGAACTCCTTTTCCACCGCTACGTGCCTTGCCAGGCGTGAGGTCGTGGTAGGACTTCGCTATCGCGAAGATCTAAGAGCGTACGAGGATTGGGAGTTCTATCGCCGAGCTCTGTCAGAAGGACGCCGGTTCATCGTGACGCCAGATGTACATTTCCTATATCGACAGCGGCAAGGATCAATGATCCATTCTGCTGACATGCGGCGACGCCATGCTTGTCTCGTCATGGAAATGGTGCCTATCAATGGGGCTGGAGGCGGCCTCGCTAGCCTCCAACCCATCATTGCGCCAGAACAGATCCCCGGTAGCGCCTTTTCTGGATTGTTGCTCTCGGAGCTGGAGCAGTCGTTGAGCCAGCTCAATGTGCTTCGTCGTCTTCCTGGCTTCAGCCTTCTGATCAGGGTGCTCTATCACCTTGCGAGGCGGGTAGCCGGCCACTCGGGCAGAAGTTGA
- a CDS encoding SDR family oxidoreductase, with protein sequence MQRVLIIGATSAIAEAVARRYAQRGAMLALVGRNVQRLEATSQDLLARGAPAVTVHILDVNRLEDHATCLDAASQALDGAIDVALIAHGTLPDQADCTASVEYALHEFSTNGTSAIALSIRLAQKLTSGSTLAVISSVAGDRGRSSNYLYGSAKAAVTTFLSGLGQQLRSKGINVLTIKPGFVDTPMTAQFKKGALWATPDRVARGILRSIDRKRSVAYLPGFWRLIMAVITHIPETVFRRIKL encoded by the coding sequence ATGCAACGGGTTCTAATCATCGGCGCCACATCCGCGATCGCCGAGGCTGTCGCCAGGCGCTATGCGCAGCGTGGAGCCATGCTTGCTCTAGTTGGACGCAATGTTCAACGACTGGAAGCGACTTCGCAGGATCTACTGGCGCGTGGAGCGCCAGCCGTCACCGTGCACATCCTCGATGTCAATCGTTTAGAAGACCACGCCACTTGTCTAGATGCAGCAAGCCAGGCATTGGACGGCGCGATCGATGTCGCACTCATCGCGCACGGAACGCTGCCGGACCAGGCAGATTGCACCGCTTCAGTCGAGTACGCGCTTCACGAATTCTCGACTAACGGAACATCCGCTATTGCGTTATCAATTCGATTGGCACAAAAGCTAACGTCGGGATCAACGCTAGCAGTCATTTCCTCAGTGGCCGGTGATCGAGGCCGTTCCAGCAACTATTTATACGGCAGCGCAAAGGCAGCCGTTACCACCTTTCTGAGTGGTCTAGGTCAACAACTTCGCAGCAAGGGCATCAATGTGCTGACAATAAAACCCGGCTTTGTCGACACGCCGATGACAGCTCAGTTCAAAAAGGGTGCGCTCTGGGCGACACCGGATCGCGTAGCCCGCGGCATCCTACGCAGCATAGACAGGAAACGCTCCGTCGCTTACCTCCCGGGCTTCTGGCGTCTCATCATGGCCGTTATCACCCACATCCCAGAAACCGTTTTTCGCAGAATCAAACTGTGA
- a CDS encoding GtrA family protein, translating into MYAGFAAISILANIGTQALCVYLYRGPYYLPLSMCAGTATGLISKYLLDKYFIFSHKSEDLGAEATTFVLYLAMGLITTIIFWGTEALFQVAFKSDAMRYVGGVIGLCFGYTLKYWLDKKFVFNNDRSRH; encoded by the coding sequence ATGTATGCCGGTTTTGCTGCAATATCGATACTGGCAAACATTGGCACACAGGCGCTCTGCGTCTACCTGTATCGGGGCCCCTACTATTTACCTCTTTCCATGTGTGCAGGCACTGCCACAGGCCTCATCAGCAAGTACCTACTGGATAAGTACTTTATATTCTCCCACAAGAGCGAAGATCTTGGCGCAGAAGCGACCACGTTCGTTCTCTATCTCGCTATGGGCCTGATCACCACCATTATATTCTGGGGAACAGAAGCACTCTTCCAGGTCGCATTCAAATCTGATGCAATGAGATACGTCGGCGGCGTGATTGGCCTTTGCTTTGGCTACACACTGAAATACTGGCTGGACAAGAAATTCGTATTCAACAACGACAGATCCCGCCATTAA
- the galE gene encoding UDP-glucose 4-epimerase GalE has protein sequence MRILVTGGAGYIGSHVCVELLQRGHELLIYDNLCNSRGDVTEAITAITHKPAPLVVGDVRDSGALMECMRQFVPEAIIHFAALKSVGESLEHPLSYYASNIGGTVNLLQCMAQLGCKKLVFSSSANVYGVPERCPVKEDAARSTSTPYGRTKLFGEHIILDARAADPDLKAINLRYFNPAGAHPSALIGERPVGKPSNLVPFVAQVAHGWHPSVKVFGHDYPTPDGTGVRDFIHVCDLAEAHVQALEHIDAITDLDAINLGTGRGYSVLEIIRAFETASGQSIPFDLVDRRPGDIPESWADPSLAEERMGWKAKRDLMAMCKDAWRWQQTLQKPLAGA, from the coding sequence ATGCGCATTCTGGTAACAGGTGGAGCTGGCTACATCGGCAGCCACGTTTGCGTGGAACTGTTGCAGCGCGGGCATGAGCTATTGATCTACGACAATCTCTGCAATTCGCGTGGCGATGTCACAGAAGCGATAACGGCCATCACTCATAAGCCCGCACCGCTAGTCGTAGGCGATGTTCGCGATAGCGGCGCCCTAATGGAATGCATGCGTCAGTTCGTCCCCGAGGCGATCATCCATTTTGCGGCGTTGAAGTCCGTTGGCGAGAGTCTGGAGCATCCTCTCAGCTATTACGCCAGCAATATCGGCGGCACTGTGAATCTCCTGCAATGCATGGCGCAACTGGGCTGCAAGAAGCTTGTCTTCAGCTCGTCGGCGAATGTCTATGGCGTCCCCGAAAGATGCCCAGTCAAGGAAGATGCTGCCCGCTCCACTTCCACGCCTTACGGGCGCACCAAACTCTTCGGCGAACACATCATTCTGGACGCGCGTGCCGCGGATCCGGACCTCAAGGCAATCAACTTGCGCTACTTCAATCCTGCGGGCGCCCACCCATCAGCACTCATTGGAGAGCGACCCGTTGGCAAACCCAGCAACCTCGTCCCCTTCGTGGCACAGGTGGCACACGGGTGGCATCCTTCAGTGAAGGTCTTCGGCCACGACTACCCTACGCCCGACGGCACTGGCGTAAGAGACTTCATCCATGTCTGTGACCTAGCCGAAGCGCATGTGCAGGCGCTTGAGCATATTGACGCTATCACGGACCTCGACGCAATTAACCTTGGCACTGGCCGCGGGTACTCGGTCCTGGAAATCATTCGAGCATTTGAAACGGCATCAGGCCAATCGATCCCCTTCGATCTTGTGGACAGGCGCCCCGGCGACATACCGGAAAGCTGGGCCGATCCATCTTTAGCAGAAGAAAGAATGGGCTGGAAAGCCAAACGTGATCTAATGGCAATGTGCAAGGACGCTTGGCGCTGGCAGCAGACATTGCAAAAGCCGCTCGCTGGCGCTTAG
- a CDS encoding glycosyltransferase, protein MAVLYIGDNVSADSFSSVYPDVAFLAFASPDYQLCDDQGRRYAPMHSYSNTVLHWESTLVLQGLRKLQQLHGKLDYVEFIDWGAGAFACTQEKLLGSDFAETVLAVRLHTTDSILCDFEPRAPSVHGLCLYDLERKALADCDLIVAQLSTVSRAFQCFYGFDPIEWDKRVCLHAPPVLLDHLEPVSRSVELGVETPLVFSSKLQDIKRPDIFVRGCVQFMRSAPKYNGKIVFLAHSFDANYREAIISLIPQDLKDRVSFRAGVSGAAREQAIGESVCIFPSPWESFCLAAYEASLAGAVCVLNERNPAFGAGTPWVDGRNCAKFDGTAGGLASALLHIFSDSGAAERVPVEVPDDAKPWMFCYSEPPARRGVLPSLSVVILNQDGGSNLLATVDSVLGSNAAISKIVVVDDASSDPTSPDALHALAGLGDGITVVRQVMRSGGAVARNAAIELIESDTVFFIRSGEFVSAGFLSRGLHCLANHSRCDAVTAQYGVASNLPSAVDRNANFDLYSIFCGEARLGGLYENRFGPESFMVRTAVARTLRFDEALPVSEGWEFLLRLCQSGSAIVVSSAVEIASYPMHPMTNGVASPSDAYVQAYRRLMHSKQINIGSSLVVPAYAIGVQGGGGSGMIIIGSDVASQQLRELRESEAVRYALACARFLQRRAPWSLGFGKWLARRTLGFRARLGRRAI, encoded by the coding sequence TTTTCATCCGTCTATCCCGACGTCGCATTTCTTGCGTTCGCCAGTCCCGATTACCAACTATGCGACGATCAGGGCAGGCGCTATGCTCCGATGCATAGCTATAGCAACACGGTGTTGCATTGGGAGTCGACGCTGGTTCTGCAGGGGTTGAGAAAACTACAGCAGCTCCATGGAAAACTCGATTACGTAGAGTTTATCGACTGGGGAGCGGGTGCATTCGCTTGCACACAGGAAAAGCTGCTTGGTAGCGACTTTGCCGAGACAGTCCTCGCCGTCCGTCTTCATACAACCGACAGCATTCTTTGCGATTTTGAGCCGCGTGCGCCTAGCGTGCATGGTTTGTGTCTTTACGATCTTGAGCGCAAGGCGTTGGCCGATTGCGATCTGATCGTCGCACAGTTGTCGACTGTGTCGCGTGCGTTCCAGTGTTTTTATGGATTCGATCCGATCGAATGGGATAAAAGGGTTTGCTTGCATGCCCCGCCCGTGCTGCTGGATCATCTTGAACCTGTTTCAAGAAGCGTTGAGCTTGGGGTTGAAACGCCTCTGGTTTTTTCCTCTAAACTTCAAGATATCAAACGTCCAGATATTTTTGTGAGGGGCTGTGTGCAGTTCATGCGCTCGGCTCCGAAGTACAACGGGAAAATCGTTTTCCTTGCTCACTCTTTCGACGCAAATTACAGAGAAGCGATCATTTCTCTGATCCCTCAGGATCTGAAGGATCGGGTGTCCTTCAGAGCAGGGGTATCTGGGGCGGCGCGAGAGCAAGCAATCGGTGAGTCGGTATGTATCTTTCCGTCGCCTTGGGAATCTTTCTGCCTTGCCGCCTATGAAGCGTCCCTCGCCGGTGCCGTTTGTGTGCTCAATGAGCGTAATCCCGCATTTGGCGCTGGAACTCCTTGGGTTGATGGTAGGAACTGCGCGAAGTTCGATGGAACGGCAGGCGGGCTTGCCTCAGCTCTACTTCATATATTCTCTGATTCGGGGGCAGCGGAGCGCGTTCCGGTTGAGGTTCCGGACGATGCCAAGCCATGGATGTTTTGTTACAGCGAGCCTCCTGCGAGGCGTGGGGTGCTGCCTAGTCTGTCCGTTGTCATACTGAATCAGGATGGCGGAAGTAACCTCCTAGCGACCGTCGACAGCGTCCTAGGTTCCAACGCGGCTATCAGTAAGATAGTTGTGGTTGACGATGCGTCGAGTGACCCGACGAGTCCGGACGCGCTGCATGCATTGGCTGGGTTGGGCGACGGGATCACAGTCGTCCGCCAAGTCATGCGTAGCGGAGGAGCGGTCGCACGTAATGCTGCAATCGAACTTATCGAGTCGGATACGGTATTCTTCATCCGTTCCGGTGAGTTTGTCAGCGCGGGATTTTTGTCCAGGGGCTTGCATTGCCTTGCTAACCATTCGCGATGCGACGCGGTTACTGCGCAATATGGTGTCGCTTCTAATCTGCCGTCAGCCGTTGATCGCAACGCCAACTTCGATCTGTACAGCATATTTTGCGGAGAAGCTAGGCTTGGCGGGCTGTACGAGAATCGTTTTGGCCCTGAGTCCTTCATGGTTCGGACGGCCGTCGCCCGGACGCTGCGCTTCGATGAAGCATTGCCCGTTTCCGAAGGATGGGAATTTCTGCTCAGGCTATGTCAATCGGGATCCGCGATTGTTGTTTCATCAGCAGTTGAAATTGCATCCTATCCCATGCATCCGATGACGAATGGAGTTGCGAGCCCCTCAGACGCCTATGTACAAGCGTATCGACGCCTGATGCACTCCAAACAGATCAATATCGGGTCATCGTTGGTTGTGCCTGCGTATGCAATCGGCGTGCAGGGCGGAGGTGGCTCCGGCATGATCATTATCGGATCTGATGTGGCGTCGCAGCAACTGCGTGAACTGCGTGAAAGTGAAGCGGTGCGCTATGCATTAGCGTGTGCGAGATTTTTGCAAAGGCGGGCTCCATGGTCGCTGGGATTCGGCAAATGGCTGGCGCGCAGGACGCTCGGCTTTAGGGCTCGTTTAGGTAGGCGTGCGATCTAA